The uncultured Eubacteriales bacterium region CACCATCACCGAAGCTGGGGAAGGGCTCAAGGAAAAGGCGACGGAGGTTCCAGCTAAAATGGCAAGCTGCATGCCCCTCTCCGCCGAGGAGGCCCGCACGCTGTACACGCTTTTATATAAGCTGCTGGAGCGGATGGGTGAGGTGGATTTACCCGAAGATGGGAGATAAAAAAGAGGAAACCGGCTGCCTGCTTCTAATCGGCCAATCAATTACCGCATTGGGCAACTGGAAAAAGATCGATAAACACAACAGCGTTATTGAGCGATTCGGCATTATGAAGAAGCAGATGAACGTGGCAAGCCACCACATTGCTGATTTGGATGAAACCAAGGCATAAAGAAAACCGCCCCCGGGGATTACCTCCTGGGGGCGGTTTTTCACATTACGTTCATTAAGAAAATAGTTTGCTAAATTGATAGTTGCCGCTTATCCTTATATCACGAAAGGAAGCTCACTGTATAACAGAATGGCTGTGAATATAAAATTCTTCCTGACTTGGCTGATATTTTTTCTCCAGGCTTTCCAATCCCTCATCAAAGCGCTCAGCGTCTTTTTCATCTATCTCAAATACAGGACTTTGATAGTAAATCCATTTTCTCCCGTCCAAGACACCCTGTTTGAGTTCTTTTACCATCATTGCCGCCGGATATGTCCCGTTTTCAAGACAGACATTGTACTTTTTACAGCTTTTAAAACCGCGGCTTACATAATTATTTGGATTTCCGAATATTACAATTGCGTCATAATCTAGTGCGGCCGCCTGCTCGAAGGAATATTCCATTAGTGCTTTTCCATACCCCTTTCTCTGATATTCTGGCAAAATGCAAACTGGGCCGAAAGTAAGGATGTCTTTTTCTTCCCCAGACTCATCAATCAGCTTTGTTTTCGTATACATGATATTCCCGATGATCTGATTATTAACTTCAATCACCAGATCCAGCTCCGGCAGAAAGTCTTTGTGGGATCGCATCACATGAACTAAATAGTGTTCAATGCATCCCGGAATATATAGATTCCAAAAAGCTTTCCTTGTGAGTTCTTCTACTCTCTCATAATCTGTTTCTTGTTCATTCCTAATCGTAATTATTTTGTCCATTTATAAACCTCCTATAATTCATCTAAAATCAATTTTTGTTCTTTCTATTATAATGATCTACTCAATAAATTCCTGTTTATATGCATGTTATATATATAATCAACAGTGTTTTTTGTATGCAATTATACCACACCGCAACGCCTATGCATAGAGCGACTAAGGATAGCCCCCATTACTCAGCAAACGTGTGCTGGGGGCTTTCTCTTTGCCCATTTCAGGAGGCCGAGCAAATAACGATTTGTATTAATACCGCCCCTATGGATTAATGTGCTGCCGACAATTGCTAAGCGCAATTACAATATAATGTTTTTCGTGTGCAATTTTATTAGTATATCGGGATCAAGCTTTATGAACATTTTACCACTCTGCGGTTACGAAATTTACATTAACACATCATAATTAAAAACTAGGAGTAAAGTGTGCGGGAAAAATCGAAATCCGGTATACCAAGAAAATCGTTTCACTTTAACCATACTGCAGGAAAAGCATATACGCAGGTTATTTTGCAGAGTATCAGACAGGCTCTGTGGCAGGAATGGAGCGTTTCTATGAAAGTGGT contains the following coding sequences:
- a CDS encoding hypothetical protein (Evidence 5 : No homology to any previously reported sequences) is translated as MGDKKEETGCLLLIGQSITALGNWKKIDKHNSVIERFGIMKKQMNVASHHIADLDETKA
- a CDS encoding putative acetyltransferase (Evidence 3 : Function proposed based on presence of conserved amino acid motif, structural feature or limited homology): MDKIITIRNEQETDYERVEELTRKAFWNLYIPGCIEHYLVHVMRSHKDFLPELDLVIEVNNQIIGNIMYTKTKLIDESGEEKDILTFGPVCILPEYQRKGYGKALMEYSFEQAAALDYDAIVIFGNPNNYVSRGFKSCKKYNVCLENGTYPAAMMVKELKQGVLDGRKWIYYQSPVFEIDEKDAERFDEGLESLEKKYQPSQEEFYIHSHSVIQ